A single genomic interval of Bacillus oleivorans harbors:
- a CDS encoding carbohydrate ABC transporter permease, translating to MKKAAKMIQNHLFLVIVSMLIITPVIWVFANSVKSSAEILLEPLSLPKQFTFDNYIRAWSEAGFGTGFINSVIVTLISVTLIVVVSAMAAYVLSRKKFRFRVAIQNTFLMGLMLPTFLAMAPLFLLMNDLNLVNTFHGLIMVYIAYSLSFTIFMLIAFFNHIPHSLEEAAIIDGCGPFTLFWKVMFPLAKPGLISAAIFNFVGIWNEYILALILINEEQFKTLPLKLANIMMVQQYHTDWGALYAGLVMSFIPVTIFYLIFQKRLIEGSTAGSVKE from the coding sequence ATGAAAAAAGCTGCTAAAATGATTCAGAATCATCTCTTTTTAGTGATTGTGTCAATGCTAATCATCACTCCGGTCATTTGGGTTTTTGCAAACTCAGTTAAATCTTCAGCAGAAATATTATTAGAGCCTTTATCGCTTCCTAAACAGTTTACTTTTGATAACTATATAAGGGCATGGAGTGAGGCTGGGTTTGGCACGGGATTTATTAACAGCGTGATTGTCACATTGATTTCTGTCACGTTAATAGTCGTTGTTTCTGCAATGGCGGCTTATGTATTAAGCAGAAAAAAATTTCGTTTTCGTGTTGCCATTCAAAACACTTTTTTAATGGGATTAATGTTGCCGACATTTTTGGCAATGGCTCCATTGTTCCTATTAATGAACGATTTGAATTTAGTGAATACATTTCATGGTTTAATTATGGTTTATATTGCCTACTCATTGTCTTTTACGATATTTATGTTGATTGCTTTTTTTAATCATATTCCGCATTCTTTGGAAGAAGCGGCCATCATCGACGGTTGTGGACCGTTTACATTATTTTGGAAAGTCATGTTTCCGCTTGCGAAGCCAGGTTTGATATCTGCAGCCATATTTAATTTTGTTGGGATATGGAATGAATATATACTCGCACTAATTTTAATAAATGAAGAACAGTTTAAGACCTTGCCGCTTAAATTAGCAAATATTATGATGGTACAACAATATCATACAGACTGGGGAGCACTTTATGCAGGTCTCGTCATGTCCTTTATTCCTGTTACCATCTTCTATTTAATCTTTCAAAAGCGCCTGATTGAAGGTTCTACGGCTGGTTCAGTTAAGGAGTGA
- a CDS encoding carbohydrate ABC transporter permease yields MRNKGERWFIVLFLLPASLLYITFVIYPSFNALRMSFYNWRGIGTKTWIGTDNYKRMLEDDNFINAFMVTGKYILYQVPLVLILSIVIALIISHLIKTRWFNIYRSITFFPYILPGVAIALLWATIFNPVSGMLNGLLDLAGLDSLTNEWLGRTETAFGSVVFVNVWSMVGFYTILILAAILNIPQDLLEAAEMDGASKLQKAIYITLPMLKDILQVVIIFTLINTLKVFEMPQLLTGGGPNRSTQPISLYMYEQAFTNFNFGYASAIGVVFLVLTLLASLLTLRITRRSEG; encoded by the coding sequence ATGAGGAACAAAGGTGAAAGATGGTTCATAGTTCTGTTTTTATTACCGGCTTCTTTGTTGTACATCACTTTTGTTATCTATCCATCTTTTAACGCACTTCGGATGAGTTTTTATAATTGGCGCGGAATCGGAACTAAAACATGGATCGGTACTGACAATTATAAACGGATGCTGGAAGATGATAATTTTATTAATGCCTTTATGGTTACAGGAAAATATATATTATATCAGGTTCCACTAGTTTTAATTTTATCAATCGTTATTGCTTTAATTATTTCTCACTTGATCAAAACAAGATGGTTTAATATCTATCGGTCGATTACATTCTTCCCTTATATTTTACCTGGAGTAGCCATTGCGTTGCTATGGGCTACCATCTTTAATCCGGTAAGCGGGATGTTAAATGGATTATTAGATTTGGCGGGATTAGACAGTCTGACAAATGAATGGCTAGGGAGGACAGAGACGGCATTTGGCAGTGTTGTGTTTGTTAACGTATGGAGCATGGTAGGGTTTTATACCATTTTAATTTTAGCAGCAATTTTAAATATACCTCAGGATCTTCTAGAAGCAGCTGAAATGGATGGAGCTTCCAAACTGCAAAAGGCAATATATATTACACTGCCAATGCTCAAAGATATTTTACAAGTTGTAATTATCTTTACTTTAATTAATACATTAAAAGTTTTTGAGATGCCGCAATTATTAACAGGCGGCGGACCCAATCGCTCTACTCAGCCAATCTCACTATATATGTACGAACAAGCCTTTACAAATTTTAACTTTGGTTATGCATCTGCGATTGGGGTTGTATTTTTAGTACTCACGCTACTTGCTTCATTGCTCACGTTGAGGATAACGAGGAGGAGTGAAGGATGA
- a CDS encoding extracellular solute-binding protein → MKKFFVLLTSIFLVAGCSSISNEDGNQKVEIEVMMFEGGFGSEWVKESAKSYMDLNGDVEIKVTSSPDIHTQLQTRFLSDDVPDLVNPGPSFDIQGVINEGMIEPLDEYLQNNAYDSVEKWLDTFETEQFNLKKEGEIYGLPTIFSPGYIWWYDEKLFEDNGWELPETQDDLYTLKEEAEKQGIAVFAVPGLYPGYYWNGIYLPLVERIAGKQVILDAFNLKEGAWEHEAFVEAAKESQRMVEEGLFLDGTFGLSHTEAQTLFFQRKALFVMAGSWLEGEMKDVIPEDFRLRAFNQPSYPGGKGEQLAPVSTGWGGAWYIPSGSKNKKETVEFLKYLSSEQEVEKMVKMKGLASVVKGTDDAIGSEALKSALNVLTDAGGSYAPTAINDSYPEMTNNLINIYQSLMLGEMTPEEFVKQAEEYADQTRNDSNIEKVEISW, encoded by the coding sequence ATGAAAAAGTTTTTCGTCCTTTTAACTTCTATTTTTCTAGTTGCGGGCTGCAGCTCTATTAGTAATGAAGATGGTAACCAAAAAGTAGAGATTGAAGTGATGATGTTTGAAGGTGGATTTGGTTCTGAATGGGTGAAAGAGTCAGCAAAAAGCTATATGGATTTAAACGGTGATGTAGAAATAAAAGTTACGTCTAGTCCTGATATTCATACACAATTACAAACAAGATTTTTGTCAGATGATGTACCTGATTTAGTAAATCCTGGTCCAAGCTTCGATATTCAGGGAGTAATCAACGAAGGAATGATTGAGCCATTAGATGAGTATCTACAAAACAATGCCTATGATAGCGTTGAAAAATGGCTTGATACATTTGAAACTGAACAATTCAATTTGAAAAAAGAGGGGGAAATTTACGGGCTGCCTACGATTTTCTCACCAGGTTACATTTGGTGGTATGATGAAAAATTATTTGAAGACAATGGATGGGAATTACCCGAAACTCAAGATGATTTATATACCCTTAAAGAGGAAGCAGAAAAACAGGGAATTGCTGTTTTTGCAGTGCCGGGATTATATCCGGGATACTACTGGAACGGAATTTATTTACCGTTAGTTGAAAGAATTGCCGGGAAACAAGTGATTCTTGATGCATTTAATTTAAAAGAAGGTGCCTGGGAACACGAAGCATTTGTGGAGGCAGCAAAAGAATCACAAAGAATGGTGGAAGAGGGTCTATTTTTAGACGGGACATTCGGTCTTTCTCATACAGAAGCTCAAACCCTATTTTTTCAACGAAAAGCATTATTTGTAATGGCAGGGTCTTGGTTAGAGGGAGAAATGAAGGATGTGATTCCAGAGGATTTCAGACTGAGGGCATTCAATCAGCCATCCTACCCTGGAGGTAAAGGCGAACAGCTTGCACCAGTATCTACTGGCTGGGGAGGAGCCTGGTATATTCCGAGCGGGTCCAAAAACAAGAAAGAAACGGTTGAATTCTTAAAATACTTATCTAGTGAACAAGAAGTTGAAAAAATGGTGAAAATGAAAGGTCTCGCAAGTGTTGTGAAAGGAACAGATGATGCGATTGGATCCGAAGCACTGAAAAGTGCCCTAAACGTTTTAACGGATGCTGGAGGTTCTTATGCACCAACTGCCATTAATGACTCTTATCCGGAAATGACCAATAATCTTATTAATATTTATCAAAGTCTCATGTTAGGTGAAATGACACCAGAAGAATTTGTAAAGCAAGCTGAGGAATACGCAGATCAAACAAGAAATGACTCGAATATCGAAAAGGTTGAAATCTCCTGGTGA
- a CDS encoding DUF3784 domain-containing protein, with protein MNQHFIVIGALLLVLAYLIGYKKQTWLLSSFNYKRVKDQKKISQFSRFL; from the coding sequence ATGAATCAGCATTTTATTGTGATCGGAGCTCTTCTATTAGTACTTGCTTATTTAATTGGGTATAAAAAACAGACATGGTTACTATCTAGCTTTAATTATAAACGTGTGAAAGATCAAAAAAAAATTAGCCAGTTTAGTAGGTTCTTATAA
- a CDS encoding 5-methyltetrahydropteroyltriglutamate--homocysteine S-methyltransferase encodes MTETKTVKAPFKADHVGSFLRPDRIKQARLQKEKGEITAEQLRQIENEEIIKLVEKQKAAGLYSITDGEFRRAYWHFDFLENLVGVEGYEAEQGIQFHGAVTKAHSIRVVGKIDFDNHPMLEDFKFLHSIVGNQHIAKMTIPSPNMLFYRGNIDKEIYPNEELLLADLTKAYKKAIQAFYDAGCRYLQLDDTSWAVFLSEQGVQMIRERGQEPEQLKQLFAKAINESIKDRPEDMLITMHICRGNFRSTYSATGPYDGAAETIFGELKVDGLFLEYDDDRSGGFEPLRYVKRDDLYIVLGLITSKFADLEPVDNIKKRIEEASQYVPKNQLCLSPQCGFASTEEGNVLTEEEQWAKIRHVIQIAGEVW; translated from the coding sequence ATGACAGAGACAAAGACAGTAAAAGCGCCATTCAAAGCTGATCATGTTGGAAGTTTTTTAAGACCAGACAGAATTAAGCAAGCTCGCCTGCAAAAGGAAAAGGGAGAGATTACAGCAGAGCAGCTTCGCCAGATTGAAAATGAGGAAATCATTAAATTAGTTGAAAAGCAAAAGGCTGCTGGGCTTTACTCCATTACAGATGGTGAGTTCAGAAGAGCTTACTGGCACTTTGACTTTTTAGAAAACCTGGTGGGTGTCGAAGGCTATGAAGCAGAACAGGGAATTCAATTTCATGGGGCTGTTACAAAGGCTCACTCAATTCGTGTAGTGGGGAAAATCGATTTTGACAATCATCCAATGCTCGAGGATTTTAAATTCTTACATTCCATTGTTGGAAATCAGCATATTGCGAAAATGACCATTCCAAGCCCTAATATGCTTTTCTATAGAGGTAATATTGATAAAGAAATCTATCCAAATGAGGAATTGCTGTTAGCTGATTTAACAAAGGCTTATAAAAAGGCAATTCAAGCATTCTATGATGCAGGGTGCAGATATTTGCAGCTTGATGATACATCATGGGCTGTATTTCTCTCCGAACAAGGTGTGCAAATGATTCGTGAACGGGGACAGGAACCGGAACAGCTGAAACAATTATTTGCTAAAGCTATTAACGAATCAATTAAGGACCGGCCAGAAGACATGTTGATCACAATGCATATTTGCCGCGGTAATTTCCGCTCTACTTATTCGGCTACTGGTCCTTATGATGGTGCTGCAGAAACAATCTTCGGTGAACTTAAGGTAGACGGGCTATTCCTTGAGTATGATGATGACCGTTCAGGCGGATTTGAACCGCTTCGTTACGTAAAACGCGACGATCTTTATATTGTACTAGGTTTAATCACATCAAAATTTGCTGATTTAGAACCAGTAGATAATATAAAGAAGCGAATTGAAGAGGCATCTCAATATGTCCCTAAGAATCAGCTATGTCTCAGCCCACAATGCGGCTTTGCTTCAACCGAGGAAGGCAACGTCCTTACAGAGGAAGAACAATGGGCAAAAATCCGCCACGTCATCCAGATTGCTGGAGAAGTGTGGTGA